A single window of Nicotiana tomentosiformis chromosome 1, ASM39032v3, whole genome shotgun sequence DNA harbors:
- the LOC138905487 gene encoding uncharacterized protein, giving the protein MPDVLKYDGTSNPREHITTYTTAVKGNDLDPHEIESALLKKFRETLMKGALTWYSLLSEHSIDFFEKLADSFIKAHVGSRKVQSRKVDIFRIDHGESELLREFVTKFQKERMLLPAVPDEWAAEAFIKGLNSRSSDASRKLKESLLEFQAITWADVHNWYESKIIIGDDPLDFPASAKGRDWEKNKKSQKMISTQVNGLQEVGFCSIKVLKDAVEDKEISGSRDSSYLRLFEYNFYVNVVKLVSAMRNIKEARFPKTMRSHTSQRDPNLWFEYHGANGHRTGDCRYLHEEVATFLKNGHLREFLSDQAKNNYGPNPDNVKASKVGEDPPRLTINMIFGGNEINGVMFSAAKKMKVSITHSKRLREVAEDNITFTKEDTYGQLLPHNDALVISLNVLDFKIKRVLVDPGSSAKIIQWRVLE; this is encoded by the exons ATGCCAGACGTTctaaaatatgatgggacttcaaaTCCTCGGGAGCATATCACCACATATACAACAGCGGTGAAGGGGAACGATTTAGATCCCCACGAGATTGAGTCAGCCTTACTGAAGAAATTCAGGGAGACCCTCATGAAGGGGGCCCTCACATGGTATTCGCTTTTGTCCGAGCACTCCATAGATTTCTTCGAGAAGCTTGCGGACTCATTCATCAAGGCCCATGTCGGGTCCAGGAAGGTACAGTCCCGAAAGgtcgacatattcaggattgatCACGGAGAGTCTGAATTGTTGCGGGAGTTCGTGACCAaattccagaaggaaaggatgttgctaccggccgtaccggatgaatgggcagctgaagcattcattAAAGGTCTGAATTCGAGAAGTTCCGATGCTTcccgaaaattgaaagaaagtttgcTCGAATTTCAGGCAATAACatgggcagatgttcacaactggtacgagtcaaagataataaTTGGGGATGATCCGCTCGATTTCCCAGCATCAGCAAAGGGTCGGGACTGGGAGAAGAATAAAAAAAGTCAAAAGATGATTTCGACGCAGGTCAACGGTCTTCAAGAGGTTGGTTTTTGCTCTATAAAAGTGCTGAAGGATGCAGTAGAG GACAAGGAGATATCAGGTTCCCGAGATTCCTCCTACCTCAGGCTTTTTGAATACAACTTCTACGTCAACGTAGTGAAGCTGGTATCGGCTATGAGAAACATTAAGGAAGCACGGTTCCCGAAGACAATGAGATCCCATACTAGtcaaagggatcctaatttgtggttCGAATACCATGGGGCCAACGGTCATCGGACTGGGGATTGTCGGTATCTGCACGAAGAGGTGGCGACATTTCTGAAAAACGGtcatctcagagaattcttgagtgatcagGCTAAAAACAATTATGGCCCCAATCCTGATAACGTGAAAGCTTCGAAAGTAGGAGAAGATCCTCCACGtttgacgatcaacatgatttttggggGGAACGAGATAAATGGCGTGATGTTTTCGGCGGCAAAAAAGATGAAGGTATCGATAACCCACAgtaagagactccgggaagtcgctGAGGACAACATTACTTTCACGAAGGAAGACACATATGGACAACTACTGCCGCACAATGATGCcttggtaatctctttaaatgtcttagattttaaaattaaacgtgttttggtggacccaggaagttcggccaaAATTATCCAATGGAGAGTGTTGGAATAA